The following proteins are co-located in the Vigna unguiculata cultivar IT97K-499-35 chromosome 9, ASM411807v1, whole genome shotgun sequence genome:
- the LOC114163518 gene encoding uncharacterized protein LOC114163518, whose amino-acid sequence MDSTRTTIDHNAALAEMRRQIQEEMQTEMQRQLAEIRRKNEEEVNALRAENQRIRRQTERTERRREMPQEEEEQEETSDQEESRAQTNPNHTGALARTPRRHPFVDGIMTADLPARWKGLTMNQYDGTTDPEEHIDIFTTQVGLYTTEDAILCRVFPTSLKGPALRWFTRLPPNSVDCFDTLTTRFSIQFATSKPHHLTSLALVNVRQEKDETLRNFMERFGKLSLNISNLNPEVAMHHLITALRPGPFVDSLCKKPVANLDELRTRATKFMQMEELKEFRNTTRRETLDRKQPERDRATTSRPGSRFREQRQPKYHRYTPLISNRAQILEEALNADLISPPRKVPTPPHADTTKHCRYHRNYGHTTEECFTLKDKIEELIQAGHLKRFVKREEGDLHPERRTEMEETRGKSTERQRMGGDAKITLDERSIIRRMSNGNHRKSHYGELLTTLREVSLVGAPLHLPERSMSVQFRA is encoded by the coding sequence ATGGATTCGACCAGGACAACGATAGATCACAATGCAGCCCTAGCCGAGATGCGGCGACAAATACAGGAAGAGATGCAGACAGAAATGCAGCGGCAACTAGCTGAGATAAGACGTAAAAACGAAGAGGAAGTCAACGCCTTGAGGGCGGAAAACCAAAGAATCAGGAGACAGACCGAACGCACGGAGAGAAGGAGAGAAATGccacaagaagaagaagaacaagaagagACGTCAGACCAGGAGGAATCCCGCGCTCAAACTAATCCCAATCATACCGGTGCACTAGCAAGAACACCTAGGCGTCACCCCTTTGTGGACGGAATCATGACGGCTGACCTCCCTGCACGTTGGAAGGGGCTTACTATGAATCAGTATGATGGCACCACAGATCCGGAGGAGCATATAGACATCTTTACCACTCAGGTGGGACTGTATACAACCGAAGACGCCATCCTCTGTCGCGTTTTCCCAACATCGCTAAAGGGTCCGGCGCTCCGTTGGTTTACCCGGCTTCCCCCCAACTCCGTGGACTGTTTTGATACACTGACGACGCGTTTTAGCATTCAATTTGCTACTAGCAAACCCCATCATCTCACCTCTTTGGCACTGGTGAATGTGCGGCAAGAAAAAGATGAGACATTACGCAATTTCATGGAGCGATTCGGGAAACTATCCCTAAACATCAGTAATTTGAATCCAGAGGTAGCCATGCATCATTTGATTACAGCCCTGCGACCAGGCCCATTTGTGGACAGCCTGTGCAAAAAACCTGTGGCCAATCTGGACGAGCTCCGAACGCGAGCTACGAAGTTTATGCAAATGGAAGAGCTGAAGGAGTTTCGCAACACCACCCGCAGGGAAACCCTTGACAGAAAGCAACCCGAGAGAGACAGAGCAACAACCTCAAGACCAGGCTCTAGGTTCCGAGAGCAAAGACAACCAAAGTATCATAGATACACCCCGCTGATATCCAACAGGGCACAGATTCTGGAGGAAGCCCTAAATGCCGACCTTATATCTCCCCCTAGAAAGGTCCCAACTCCCCCTCATGCTGACACCACGAAGCACTGCCGTTATCACCGAAATTACGGCCATACTACAGAAGAGTGTTTCACACTAAAGGACAAAATCGAGGAGTTAATACAAGCTGGGCATCTCAAAAGGTTTGTAAAACGCGAAGAGGGGGATTTGCATCCAGAAAGGAGGACCGAGATGGAGGAAACGAGAGGAAAGAGTACAGAGCGCCAGCGTATGGGGGGCGACGCGAAGATAACCTTAGACGAAAGATCGATCATAAGAAGGATGAGCAACGGGAACCACAGGAAAAGCCATTACGGGGAGTTATTAACTACATTGCGGGAGGTTTCACTGGTGGGGGCTCCACTGCATCTGCCAGAAAGAAGTATGTCCGTGCAGTTCAGAGCGTGA